One Falco peregrinus isolate bFalPer1 chromosome 10, bFalPer1.pri, whole genome shotgun sequence genomic window, ctgcaaaggaaaaaggcacCCTTCCCCTCCAGGCTGTTTGACTGTGGGTCCAGCGGGGACCCCTGTGCATACACTGGGAGGGACAGGCCAGAGCTGACAGTTTTGCACCGTCACTGttactgctgctctgcacaTCTGTGTCAGTGCGCGTGCAGAGCTGCACCACCTCTGCCCACATCAGTGCTTTAGTAGTTACTCCCAGCTCCCCCAACCTGCACGTGTGGACaggccacagctgcctgcacaccAGCTGCTTTGCACATCTGGGCATTTCTGTGAAGATGCGTGACTGTGCCTAGCTCACAGCTCTGCACTGCCTGCATGGCAATGCATCTTCCCCTTCGTAGCCCCTCCAAAATGTGCCCCAAGTATCCATGAATTGTGCCAGAAAAGGATGCTGGTGGGCTGCGTCAGCAACCCAAGGAAGGAACGGCTGAGGACAAGCTGTTCCTGAAGGTGGTGGCTTGGGTGTCTGGTGCCCGGATGGACAGCCCGCACTGCCCCAGTCACTGACTCATCTCTGCAGCAGCGGTACTGGTTTGTTCCTTTCTTGGTTCCTATGTTGTGCGTGGAAATACATAATAAAGTGTTACAGAAGTCGACCACGTTGAAGGCTGATGCTTGAGCGTCAGCCCCTCTGTGAAGCGTGAAGTGGCAGGACTATGCAGAGCTGGCCTCTGCTCAGGCTGAGCCCAGGGCAGAAATCACGACAGCCCGGGTTCCCTCCTGTGGCCATGGTTTTGGCTCACCAGCTAGTGTGGCAATGCCACCCCAGTCCCCAGATGCATGTACTTATTTCCTGATACACAACTCCCACCTCCAGATGCGCATGCATCTCCCTCTGCTTAAGGACAGGGAAGGCATAGCTGGTCCCCCTTACCACTGCTCTGTGAACCTAAGACCTTGCTGTGCCCCTGAAAGATGCTCGTGTGGAGCACGCAAACCTCCTGAATATGTCAGTGCTGGCTGGTTTGTTTATAGAGAAGCTGTTTCGCCCTGTGGTGGGGCCGAGCCTTGAGCCTTgcggcagcagctgctgcctgcaacaAGCCTGGAACCAGTCTGCCTGCatacctgctgctgctcccgTCCACCAGCCTCAACCGTGGCccttccagcagctccctgggggGACACCCCTGGAGAAagcttctccttttctcctctgacGCCCTTGTACTCCCAGCTCTGCAAGCCAGATGCATTACCCCCCATGCAAGCTGCCAGGCTCCTGCCCACTTGCACTGGGGCTGCCTGGAGAAGGGTCAGAGGGGCGGCCATGGGACCTGGGCCCCCTGCATGCCAGAAAAACAGCCACATCTGCTCAGTTAAAGAATAAATGGGTGGGCCTCCCAGCACGGTCAAAGGAGACAAGCAACCCACCACTAGGCACTGCAGGACAAGAGCCAGCAAGATCCTGGATAAATAAGCCTGGGCAGCTGTTCTTTTAATCTCAAAATTTTAAGACATCGCTGAGACCAAAAGTAAAATAATGCATCTAGCAGTTCACGTGATTGAAAAGCCCAGAAAACACCCTCCAAAAGATaaccaaaatgcattttcccagCCCTCAGATTTGTCTCCTATCTTACCTGAAAGATATCgtgaattttcaaaaattacaGCATATATTCCAATTTCACAGGTAACTGTTAACATGAGCCCAGAAGGCAAAACATGAGGCAGTGACTGCAAAAGTAAAGGTCGGTTTAGAAATACAGCATTGAAGAGTGAAAACTGGCTGACCACTGAAACAAGCCAGCAggttttcctcctgctcttcaTGACTTCAAATGGCACGTTCCCTCTCTGGAAGGTGCTTTAAGTCACTGGCCTGTATCACCTATCCAACACCTAACCCAGTCGTCCCCTTTGGTTTACATTCTGTGATGTGTATTATTTACTTTTGTACACACTGTGCTCTATAAATAGCTTAATGTGtagggaaagagaaaggcagttACAGTGACATGGGGGTTTGAAGGAGATTCAAGCATTAGCTGTGCGGCAgggctgcagaaatgctgtCGCTTCATGCTTTGAAGCATGACAGAGAGATTCCCGTGCTATCAGGGACGGTAATGAccaggctgtgccctgggaAATCTTCCCAGCTGGATGGTACCAGTCTTGTGAATCACTTACTAAGGAGCTGAAtgccactgctgctctctgcttttaACTCCAGCATGACCCGCACAGGCATGACCGGCTACAGCAGAAACAACTTGCAGTTACCTATGTCTCATGTGCTGTTTGTCGTACCACAAAGATGACAGGAATGCAAAAATTATAATGTGCGTATAACTCCACGGGTAGAGATACAGATGGGACTCTGTAATGGGTGCCAGGGGACAGGGCTGTCTCGCCCCAGCGCACGTGCCTGCCTGACGCCACAACTAGTGCTGCCAAGTTtgctcagctgtgctgagctgacATGGGAAAGGTAAGTGCCCTTCTAGCATGTCTtgctggagagggaaaagagagaagggaCATGGCGGGAAGTAACACTGGAGAGATATGCACAGAAACCCTGCAACGACACACCAGGGCTGCCTGCGCCACAGCAGGTGACAGATTTGATGCACAAGAGCACTCTATGCCACAGACCTGTCCTCTCACCGCTGCGGTTAACAACGTATGCATTTATGGTCCTTGAAAGCACATGCAAAAGAAGTTGCACCGCAGCTATGGGCTGGGGGTCTTCTCCCAGCACCACTGCTAGGATAGCCCCAACAAACcatcacaggcagcagcagggttaAATCATGTTTAATCACACCCTGGAGTGACACAACATTGAgggacagagcagggctgggtctGGTCTTGTGGGTCAGTGGGGCTGGTGCCTGAGATACTGTAGGAAGCACAAGGTCGGTCacctcttcccaccccaccaggcTGCCTGGACACAAAAGGCACATTCTCTTCATCTTCAGCATccaagcagggctgggagagccgCAGAGGGTCCATCGTCCCTGCCTCATGCTGAGGCACCGTGGATCTGGCTGCCTTCAGCCTCCATCACCACTCCGAGcccttctctcccctcctttccgctcctttcctcctgcccccagccacGTGGGGCCAACAGCCAAGGGAAAGTGGGAAAGAGCAGGAAggggatggaggcaggggggaCAGCAAATGCCGCAGCGGtggtggctgggctgcaggctcAGATGGAGAGGTGGGACTCCCGCTCCTCTTCCCCTGGCAGCTGCTCACTTGGCTGGATGTAATTGTCCTCAATGAAGCCATCATCATCCTCAGCTTGCAGGTCGGCAGCACCAGGCATGGGGTGTCTCTCGCAGGCCCCCCGGCCTGAGGAGACCCTGTCCCAGCCGCTGCCATCCTCCATCGGGCTGCCTCCGATCGAGCTGGTTTCGGGCAGCGGCCGGTGGCGGTAGCTGGCGAAGTTCTTGTGGAAGAGCTTGCATTTGGCACCCAGTGCAATCAGGATGGAGATGACAATTGCTGCCACCAGGAAGCCCACGAGGTACGGCCAGCTCCTTCCCCCCTTCCCGGCAGGTGGTGTGGTGGCTGCGGCACAGGAAAGGCACATCAGGGCATGGCCGCTCAGCCTGCAGCGTGTCTGGTGCTTCTCAGCAGCCAGCCACATGCGTGCTTGCAGCATGCAGCCAGCGCTGGATTGCTTTCGTTAGGAGCAATATAAATGCTCTTCACCAGAGTGTGTGAGCACTGTGGGGAAAACTGCCGGATGGCTGTCTGATACCGGTGTCCATCACCGTGGCGTCTGTGCTCCGTACGGCTTTGTGGCATCTGCGAACTTTTCTGTTGCAAAGCCAGCAAACACCTCCAGGTGGTGGCCACTCTCCCCACCAAGCCACCACTGGAGGCCACCCTTCCCACCAAGCCACTGCACCAGCGGTGGCCAGGCAGCCTGAGCACCTGGGactgtggggcagagcagggggtcTCTGCCTGCGGTCCCCTCTGGGGtagcaggggcaggagggagatAGACCTTACAGAGGCCGCTGCGGCTCCACAACTTACCGTTGCTGTGGGTCACTGGGATCTGCCGCGCCGTGCTGACCCCCCGAGGAAACCGCTGCTTCATCCGGCAGCCGAGGTCCCGGGGATCCAGGGCAGCGAgctcccggccccgcagccccgggggcgACGCGCAGGTCACCTGCACAGCTGGGAGACACATGGACTAAAGTGAGATGGGGGGTCTTTGCCCATCCCCTCCCCAGTTTAGAGAAGACAATCCCCACTTTCTCCTGGGTTAAATGGGACACATTGCAAGgtgctcctggccctgccctgcagcctcaCTGGCCCTCAGGATATTGTAAGGCACAACCAAAGAAAAGATTCCCTGACCAGGGACCTATGTGTGACTGTGATGAGCAGGCTCTTTTTAACGGGATAATGCCAAATTCATGGATACTGATAGAAACCCCACTGTCGCAGGACTGCTCttgcctgggagctgggctcAGAGGGTTGGCCTGATCCAGCTCCACTGGAAGAGCTGCCAAGTGGTCAGCAGCTCTTGAAAATGTGGTCACTCCACTTAGATATATATAGGTGAATTTAGGGGCTGAAGTGTATGTGCAGCCCCTTTCCCAGAGAAGTGGCTACATTATCCTGCTGCCATTCCTAGAAATCTTTGGTATCTTTGGCATGTAACTGCAAGCAAGGAACAGAGACATCACCTTTCAGTTTGCTGTCCCTCAGCAGGGTGGGAAAGGGTGGAGAACCATTTGAGAGCCTGCCCAGGGGCTGGAGCGAAAGGATTGAGCCGGACATCTGCACCCAGGGTTCCTCCTGCCCAACACCTCTCCTGCCACCTACTGCCATCTGCTCACCTTGCCTGCGCTGTagccactgctgcagagggTATGCGGTGCAGTTGCAGCCCCAGGGGTTCCCTTCCAGCCGGACCTGTGGGACTGCCTCCATCAGCTCCAGGCTCAAAGCGTCCACAGAGACCAGCACATTGTGCTGTAGGTCCAGATGGAAAAGAGCCTTCAGCGGCAGGAAGAAAGGGACCTCAAGCTCTTGCAGACTGTTGTTTCTTAGGAGCAGTGTGTGCAAGTTTCCCAAGCCCTTGAAAGAGTCCGTGTGGAGGTAGGCAATGCTGCAGCTACTCAGGTCCAGCAGACGCAGTGCCTCAAGGTTGGAGAACACTGCtgggctcagcaccagcagggcaTTGCTAGAGAGGTTGAGGGAGCGCAGTGAAGGGAAATGCATCAAGAGAGTCCTGTGACGGGGCATGACCAAGGAGTTGAAGGAGAGGTCCAAACTGGTGATGTTGCTTGGAAGAGAACTTGGAGAGTGCAGGAGGCTCTTCCTGCTGCAGTCAGCCCGTCCCTGGGAAAAGACCTGCTGTCTGAGATAGACTATCCATGCTGGAGAGGACCTCTACACTGAGACTCCCCAGAAATTCATATGTCTTAACTGATTATCCTTGCAgagtttaaaaaagcaaagacacaaacaagtttaaaaaacacatgagCTGCTGGTTTGGTGTGGACAAAGATAAATGGACAAAGATGAGCAGGACAGCCCAGGACTGAGAGCAGCAAACTGAAGGAGTAAAAGAGGAGCATAGGGAGCTGGACGGAAACCCAAACAGACAAGGTGGGTGCAGAGGGACCAGGTTGTCACCCTCTTGTCCTCCCTTACAGGGCAGTTGTCATATGGGATCACCTTGCAGAAggccttcctcttccttcccccgatccccacctccagcccctggggagctcTTGCATGATACAGGGGCATcctcccagctggggcagggaagTGGTCGAGACCCCTGCCCGCTGtgacagcaggcaggcaggcagctgggctgctgagcGGTGGGCACCCGCACCAGGCACCCATGTCaagagctgctccccagggccTGTGCAGGATATAGCACCAtgcctccagccctcctgcatTTCTAAGGAGGCActacaagcagcagcagcttagTGCAGGCTGGCTGTGGCTATACTACTAAACAAAACAGACCAGGGACCATTTGCTGCCCCAAAAGACCAGCAGCATATGCTGGATGGGTCGATCAACCCAGATGGATGGACTTCTTTCCCGAAAAACAGGGTGGCCAAATTCAAGTTGCTTTTGAGGAGCAGTCCCCAGCATGTATTACTTCTGCCTGGGCTTTATGTGGGGAAGGGCCAGCTGCCCAAACTGAAGCTGCCAGAGAGCAGGTCAGCAGTTTAGGTTTGATTGGGCAGGCACGGGCTCCTGCTGTGTTTGAGCCCCGCAGGCAGAGATGCCATGCTGGAAGTTCACTGTGGTCTATAGTCCCAGGTTTCTACAGCTGGCTGCTTTCCAGCTAGCTGgcctttccatttctttgccTCTCGCATGATCACATCTCTTTTCATTCTCCTGTATCCGGCCCTGCTGTCCCGGCTTGCTAGAGGAACAGATGTGCACTTATAAACCTGGGCTGCCGAGGATGGGGTTATAATGGAGCCAACCCATGCGGGCACCACACAGATCCTGTCTCAAGCTCAAAGAGGGCTGGACGCGGGGAGGCTGGGGAAAACAGTGCAAACCTTTTGAGGGAGTATCTGAGAGCTGGATGGGCAGCGCTGCCCTGTGCCATCCACAGCAGCCGCttttcctgcctccccctgGCTCCCCTCcatgcagcccagctgcaggctgcagtgcGTGTCCCGGTGGGATGAATTAGTTACAATTCCTGCTGCTCCTCGCTAGGCGCTCAGGGATCCTGACCCCATGGTTGCCCTGACCCTGGCTTCAGTCACTGCACCACCACGCACCGGAGAAGGGAGTGAGGGGTTGGGAGCCCCTCAGGGATGTGCCTGGGTGCTGCTCGCCATGCACCCCTTATGGGTGGCTGTGTTATGGCTGCAGCCAAGAGGCCCCCGGAGCCAGACATGCTGTGGCTCAGACAAAGccgtgccagccctgccctgcgccGGCGGACAGGCTGGACAGCCTGACGTGGtcaggggctgcggggctgggagTGAGACAGCCAGGCTCCAGCAGTGGGTGAGCCACCCCGGTGGCTAGTGGCCACTGGCACAGCGCATCTCGCAGTCAACTCCGCTTGCTCCTGTGGGGTTTCATTGCTCGTCATCTCTGGCGTGGTGcggagcaggagctgcctgccagggccCGCTGCCCCGCAGGCGCAGGCTGCCGCCACCCCGGCTGTGTCGGAGCGGggtgcccctgcctgcccccggCTGCTGCCCACACCGCAGCCCCCTTGGCCCCCCTACCTGGTGGTCGAGGCTGCAGGGGTGTCCCATCACCACTGACCAGGCGCTGAGGAGGCTGCAGATCCcgagcaggcaggcaggagccatTTGGCTCCAGGAAACTGCCGGGCAGAAAAACAAGTCTCAGGGAaagctgggaaggcagcagagccGGCCGTGCCGGGCGAGGTGTGGCTGCGGCTGCACGTCCCGGGGCCCCCAGcgagccccgcgccccggccgcACGGCCCCGCAGACCACCCGCACCTGGGAGCTGGCGCGGCCGCCGCCGaggccccgctgccgcccgaGGCCGGCGTGCGGGTGAAAGGTGGCGGTGTGGGTTACACATTAACTGCCGCGCCCCGCCACCTCCcacctgctgcctcctgggcCACCACCGACTGCCAGCACCTGCCCGGCGACCGCGAGGTGCCGCGGGGGGCACCTTGGTGGGAGAGAGCaccaggaggggctggggggctgggagggggcacccCTGTGCCATCCGCCATGAGGCGGCCGGGCTCGAGGGGAGCGGCCGAGACCGGCCCCAGTGCTGTACCCCGGCCCCACgcacccagggcagggcaagCCTCGGccagaggagctggggctgAGGCAGCAGGAAAGTTTGCTGCAGGAGAATAAGTCTTGCTGGGATTCAGGTGGAAGAGGATTAAAATGTGCAGCAAATGGGCAGGTCCCTGGGCCTGGCAGTGGCTCCTCGGTGTTGGCTTTCCAGCACTGGGGAGTCACCAATAAAAAAGTGACCTCCCTGAGCAGCACCCGGTGCTCCTGGGAAGGTCCCTGAGGATGGGGGAGCCCCCCACCAGACCTCATCAGCAGTGGCCTCTGCTAGCCCTGCTGTAGAGTCACTGAAAATCTGGGAAATCGTGTCAGAGCAGCATCTTGTGGGTGTTTGCTGGCACGTGGTCAGGTAGGACACGCTCCTGTGCCCATGTGCTTCATGCCGGAGTGGGTGAGTGGGCAAGGGCTGGCAGACCCACGGCCTGGGCAGGGGAGGTGCTGGCAGCGCCCACTCCCAGCTTTGccgctgcagcaggaggaagcctcaagctctctgctccctgctccccattCCCACTCCTGCTCAGCATCAGGAAGGCGCCTGCCAACAACAGCACTGCGGATCTGCAGTTTCCACCCCAGAGGCAGCCGGGACAGGGCGGCCCCGCTTCCCCCAGCTGCCAAGGGACTCCTCCACAGCCGCGTGTCCCACCCTTTCCTCAGGGAAagggcttcccagcagcctgtcCTTCATCCTGCAAGTGCGCGGTGGATGCCAGCGCagtcaggcagctgcctgctccccagccaccctgccAATGtgagcaagcaggctggggatgctcagcgccctgctcctgggctgctcttatgtctggcagcagcagcccttaACCCAGCCTTGCAGGGCCTCCATGGGAGCCGCTGTGCAcgtaaaacaaaacaaacagctggagaagcagggCTAGAAAATGTTGCTGAGGCAGCCCAGCCCATCGGTGGATTTGCAGGGCGTTTGCGTTTCCTATCAGGAAACGTATCGGTGCGTTATGGTTTCTGGCATACGGTGCCGTGCATTAAAATGTGCAAATGATAACAAAAAGGGGTATTTTTgtcacacttttcttttttttagccTGTTGTGATTCAGCAAAAAAGTCGAGGTCTGTGAATTCAGCAGAAATTCAGGTGCTTTCAGTGTGCTGTGGGTTGGGCAGCTGGCGCTTTCTGTATTACAGGAGAGCAAGTGTGGCAAGCTGCTTTGGCTGGGCTCAGCGGCACCCAGCTCCCTTGTTCCTCCTCTGGAGATAGTAAGGTTAAATGGGAGCTGTAGGGTCCTGGTTGGGTCTCCCCACAAAACCTCCCAGCAAGCTTTCTTTCCTACTCTGCTGCCAACCCAAGGGATCTGCACACATAGACACGGCTTATCCAGGTGTTCCTAGAAAAAGTGGAAAGGGACAAATCAGCTTGGGTCAGGTCCTTTGACGGATCACTGAGATCTCCTGAGCATCACCTGGTGTGGAGAGCTGACCCCAAATGTCTCCCATTCCCTGAAAGAGCAAAGCAATGCGCCATTTCCCCTAGAGCAGTAAGAGGAGCCAtgctctgctccctggaggAGCACACTGCAGGGCCCGCAGTTGCAAAGCCTTCCCATAAAGCATGTTTGTTCTGTCTAAATAATCCTGTCCTCAAATGGATCCTCGTGTCAGAGGACATTTCAGAGTGCACCATAAGTCATGtgcactggcagagcacagaACAAGTTGCTTCTCCAAGCGCAGCATGTGTAAGCACCTGGTGGCACAATGGCAATTATGGTTCTGAGCATGACTGGCCTCTACAGCCAGTCACCCAGGGGAAGAAGCCATTTATTTGTCCATTGGTGTATCCATTCCcttcccacagctgtgctgagtgcACGGATGACTCCGTGACTCAACGCACTTGCAAATGTGCTTGGGGTTTGCCAGGCAAATGGGGATGTGGGGTTCCCCGGGAGGGCACTCGTGGCAGGAGGGAccagcctctgctgcccagccctTGCATGTCCCACTGCAGGACGGCCTTGTGCTCCACATCTACATTATGGTTGTGCCGCCAGTGCCCCAGGTGTCTGCCGAAAAAAGAGCCCCTCGTCTATGCACAGCCCATGGCAAAGCATTGTGCTTAGTGTTCCAGGCAAATGGGGGCAGCTGCATTTGGTGTCCAACTTTTTCAGTCCGCTCCATCCCTCCTGTTGCggggtggctgtgctggaggaggccctgcctgctgccatcGCTCCCTCGGCACACTGTGGGTACCGCGCGGCCCCGGAGCGCGCTGTAAATAGTCGGAAGTGATGAATGgatttccccttcctctccatgTGTGCTTTAGATTTTTGGCCGGATACAACATGGGCTCGGGACACACCAAAACATGAAGCTcactccccagcagccctggctttcACGTGGGAACAGTTCGATTTGTGGAGCAGAGTGAGGTTTGGCAGGTGAAGCTTACCGTGATTTCCTGGGGAATGCCTTTCAGTTGCCAGGCAAAGAGCCCAGATCCCACTGGAGGCCAGGGGCAGCCTTGCAGGAGGGTGGGTGTGGgacccctggggctgggggggcagcagggccatgCCCTGCCATCCCTGTGCCACTGCCCCCGCTGGCGCTGTGCGTGGGAAAGCACTCAGGGAAAGCCAGGGTTTCTGCTGCTTCCCGCTTCCTCCCAGACATGTTTACTGCAACATGGAAGGTTTTCTGCCCCCGGCAGTGGCTGCCCTCCCACGCCAGCTTTTCGTCgtcctgcctgtgctccccCTCAGCTCCTTTCAACCCAGGCAGCGGCCCCGAGACAGGCCACTGCAGGCATGAGTCCAGCCCCGGCATAACAGCCCAGGTGGGGCCGTGCCTCAGCACCCTGGCTCGTGGCGGCAGGAGGCCAAGGCGTCACGAGGTGTGTACGGCCTCAGCATCGCTGCACGCCGCTCGCCGGGGGTCAGTCTGTGCAAGGCAGCTCCCGCCAGCTCCTGGAGTCAGGGCCGTCTCCAAACAATGGGTGGAGAGCAGGAAACGCCGCATGGGAAACAGGATTtggctccgccgccgccgccgccagccgcgGCCCCTTGgcccctttcctttccctgctccagagAGCCCTTCCCACAGCCATCAGCCCCGGGGCTGCACCGAGGGGACAGGGATGCTGCCACCCAGGCGGGCTGGGGCATGAGACCTTCTGCACagcgggcagggaggggggtCGGGGCACCTcccgctgggctgggggctcagcaTGGCTTGGGGAGCCCTGAGCGTGCAATCCTAGCCCTGGAGGGGTAGGTGCCTGCTCCCTGGAAGAGCTGCCACCCGGCAGGGGACATCAGTGGCCTCTTCCCCACCAAGCCCTGCTCCTGAGCAACCAGGTGGTGATTGAGCAAGTGGAGACGGGGGCATCTTCCTCGCCGTGCCCAGGCTATGTGCCAGAGGAGGTGGTCCCAGCTGCCCCAGACGCCAAGCAGCAGGGTGCAGGCGAGGTGggggccatgggcagggagcaggggtcCTGAGCTGCCGCTCACGTGGAGCCCCTAGGCAGCCGCAGCCTCCAGCTCTGACACCCgtggctgggacatgctggggaTCTTCTGACCTCTGCCAGATTTGGGACACACTCCAAGGACATGGGACTCCAGGTTTATCTTCTACTTCTCCTCCCATGGTTGGCAGGTAAATCGCCCCTTTCCCTCTGCCCCGGGCAgccgcccctgccccagggaggcTTGGTGGGACGAGGCATCTGTGGGAGCTCAGTAGCGCTGAGCAGGGTTTGGAGGGAAGAAACATCCCTTTGTGATCAGCCATCTGGAGACCTCAGAGGCCAGCAgtgccctcccctgcctgcctctcccagcacagGGCCGGGGTGTGGGCAGCTTGTGGGAGGAGAGGGGCCCCAAGACCCCCGTCTTGCTGAACGCTTGgctcatggcagggggctgagcCCATGGAAATCTCCAAAAGGAGAGTGGAAATGTCCACTGCATCATCCTGATGGATCTGCGCCTGACTTGGCTGTgcctctcctgggctgggggtggcaaAAATGTCCTGGAAAGGGGGTGGCATCTGGGTGATGGGGACTGGCCCTGAGGCAGGGCTGTGATGGCCGTGCCCTTGTCCAGCCATGACATGCCCTCGTGCTCTCCCACCCCAGGGGCCATCCTGGACATCACCCTGATAGCCAACGTGCGGAGCCTGTCCCACTCCGACTTCTTCCTCTCCTGCGTCATGGGGGAGCGGGACGTGAGCTACCTGCAGATCGAGCGGGAGAACAAGATAGTGATGACACACCCCAAGACAGGCTTCCAAAACTACCGCAACCGCAGCAACCATGTCCAGGCCAGGGGCTTCTCCATGGCTGACCTGGTGGGGATCCTCTACTGCCTGGGGCGCACCCCAACCGAGCAGGCACAGGTGGTCTATGTGCACAACAGCCACAACGGTGAGTcgctgggggggcagcaggcagccccccgCCTGCTAGCTGGGTCCGTGGGGGAGCTTCCTGCCCTGTGCTTCGCAGTCCCAGTGCCATCCAGCATGGTGGGGGCATGGCTGTGACCCACAGGCTAGGTTTGGGGTCCACTAGAACCGGTGGGATGGAGTGGGGAGGGATGTTCAGCTGGAGTAGTGTGGCCGAGCTCCATGGAGGCATGCGGGGACAGGCAGCAATGCAGGCAGCCcgctgggctgggaagggttCCCGGGAACAGGGCAAGGTCCAAGAGGAAGTCGGCCACCcttggaggaggcaggggggtCTGGAAATCATTAAccagggtggggggcagcccATCGGAGCTGTGTCAGCCTTGTGCCCCCACCACAGGCTCCCAGGGAGGAGGTAGCACCAGGGCACAtctccagcagcctccccaggcgCTTGGTGAGAACCATGCCACAGCAGCACGTCGTCGCTCTAGCAGTGGGGTCTCACTGAGAGGCACTGCCAGGGCACGCTGCAGCCAAGGGCAGCACTGGGCTCTTGTGTCCTGCTCCCATTTGGGGCCATATAAGCTGAAAGGCCCCCCAGGTCTGGCCGGTGGCAGGGATACCACCTGGGGCAGCACTATCCCACATTGTCCCCGCAACCTCTGCTCCCTCCGTGCTTCAGACTTTGCAAAACTATCAGGACTGAATTTTTTTGTGATAGGTGTTTCCCTCAGGATGCTTTCTAGCTCTTTTTTAGAAAGTTTTGGCTAAAGCAGTTGACCTTTTGCTGAGAATGAGAGGTGGGAGATAAAAGTTTCCCTGCTTGTGTTAAAACACAGCTTTAGCACACAGCTGTAGCATCTCCAGGCTGGGGAACAGAGGCTACCGGTGGTGTCCAAGCATCCCCCAAGGAGCAGGGACCAGCCTGTATCCTCGGCCAGAGGCTCAACCCAGAAATGGCTGCAGTCTTATCAGAAATGGAGCCTGCTGGTCTGGGCAAGCAGAGCGGCACTG contains:
- the C10H1orf210 gene encoding type III endosome membrane protein TEMP, with the protein product MAPACLLGICSLLSAWSVVMGHPCSLDHQGRADCSRKSLLHSPSSLPSNITSLDLSFNSLVMPRHRTLLMHFPSLRSLNLSSNALLVLSPAVFSNLEALRLLDLSSCSIAYLHTDSFKGLGNLHTLLLRNNSLQELEVPFFLPLKALFHLDLQHNVLVSVDALSLELMEAVPQVRLEGNPWGCNCTAYPLQQWLQRRQAVQVTCASPPGLRGRELAALDPRDLGCRMKQRFPRGVSTARQIPVTHSNATTPPAGKGGRSWPYLVGFLVAAIVISILIALGAKCKLFHKNFASYRHRPLPETSSIGGSPMEDGSGWDRVSSGRGACERHPMPGAADLQAEDDDGFIEDNYIQPSEQLPGEEERESHLSI